In Gammaproteobacteria bacterium, a genomic segment contains:
- a CDS encoding dihydroxy-acid dehydratase (catalyzes the dehydration of 2,3-dihydroxy-3-methylbutanoate to 3-methyl-2-oxobutanoate in valine and isoleucine biosynthesis) has translation MPQYRSRTTTHGRNMAGARALWRATGMKNDDFDKPIIAVANSFTQFVPGHVHLQDLGQMVCREIEAAGGV, from the coding sequence CCCGCACCACCACCCACGGCCGTAACATGGCGGGCGCCCGCGCGTTGTGGCGGGCCACGGGTATGAAAAACGACGATTTCGACAAACCCATTATCGCTGTGGCGAATTCCTTCACCCAGTTCGTGCCGGGCCATGTGCATCTGCAGGATCTGGGGCAAATGGTGTGTCGGGAGATCGAGGCCGCCGGCGGCGTG